One segment of Pseudodesulfovibrio sp. 5S69 DNA contains the following:
- the serB gene encoding phosphoserine phosphatase SerB gives MEKIILVHVTGGDRPGLTAELSGVLAGYDVDVLDIGQVVIHNFLTLGILIRLPANSQPVLKDLLFKAHELGVTMRLHPLDEEKYSSWVGEAHKPRYIITLLARSVSSSQIAAITKVVSEAGLNIDTIYRLSGRVPLDCNDYECSRGCVEFTVRGTPNDVAALRARFLEISSQMMVDIGFQEDNIFRRNRRLVAFDMDSTLIQAEVIDELAKEAGVGEQVAAITESAMRGELDFKQSLRKRLSLLEGLDESVLQKVADRLPMSEGAEKLISNLKNVGYKIAILSGGFTYFGEILRKRYGIDYVYANELEIQDGKLTGKAVGDIVDAQKKAELLQSIADQEGISLQQVIAVGDGANDLPMLNLAGLGIAFHAKPKVKQGARQAISTLGLDAILFLLGMRARDVV, from the coding sequence ATGGAAAAGATCATATTGGTGCATGTGACGGGCGGCGACCGGCCCGGGCTGACGGCCGAATTGTCCGGCGTCCTGGCAGGCTACGACGTGGACGTGCTCGACATCGGACAGGTGGTCATCCACAACTTCCTGACGCTCGGCATCCTCATCCGGCTGCCCGCCAACTCCCAGCCCGTGCTCAAGGACCTGCTCTTCAAGGCCCACGAACTCGGCGTGACCATGCGCCTGCATCCCCTGGACGAGGAAAAGTACAGCTCCTGGGTGGGCGAGGCGCACAAGCCGCGCTACATCATCACCCTGCTGGCCCGCTCGGTCTCCTCCTCGCAGATCGCGGCCATCACCAAGGTCGTGTCCGAGGCCGGGCTGAACATCGACACCATCTACCGGCTGTCCGGCCGCGTGCCGCTCGACTGCAACGACTACGAATGCTCGCGCGGCTGCGTCGAGTTCACCGTGCGCGGCACCCCCAACGACGTGGCCGCGCTACGCGCCCGGTTCCTGGAAATTTCCTCCCAAATGATGGTCGACATCGGCTTCCAGGAAGACAACATCTTCCGCCGCAACCGCCGCCTGGTGGCCTTCGACATGGACTCCACCCTGATCCAGGCCGAGGTCATCGACGAGCTGGCCAAGGAGGCGGGCGTGGGCGAACAGGTGGCCGCCATCACCGAATCCGCCATGCGCGGCGAACTCGACTTCAAACAGTCCCTGCGCAAACGCCTCTCCCTGCTCGAAGGCCTCGACGAGTCCGTGCTGCAAAAGGTCGCCGACCGCCTGCCCATGTCCGAGGGAGCCGAGAAACTCATCTCCAACCTCAAGAACGTCGGCTATAAGATCGCCATCCTGTCCGGCGGGTTCACCTACTTCGGCGAGATCCTGCGCAAACGCTACGGCATCGACTACGTCTACGCCAACGAGCTCGAAATACAGGACGGCAAACTCACCGGCAAGGCCGTGGGCGATATCGTCGACGCCCAGAAAAAGGCCGAACTGCTCCAGTCCATCGCCGACCAGGAAGGCATCTCCCTGCAACAGGTCATCGCCGTGGGCGACGGGGCCAACGACCTGCCCATGCTCAACCTCGCCGGCCTGGGCATCGCCTTCCACGCCAAACCCAAAGTCAAACAGGGCGCCCGGCAGGCCATCTCCACCCTCGGCCTCGACGCCATCCTCTTTCTCCTCGGCATGCGCGCCCGCGACGTGGTGTAG
- a CDS encoding ABC transporter substrate-binding protein, giving the protein MKKFLRLTLLASLLLLLPCASAFAQRTVTDQLGRTVAIPDTVKRVVVLQHQSLDIMIQLGAQDKVVGLMDKWEKYLPGAAKTMADIQSLPTPGGLDTVNMEALLALNPDLVIVTHYAPKEMIRQISDAKIPVVAVSLFDAASDEAAKLNPDLADAQAAYNKGLKDAVLLLGEICNKQARAERLMQVVEANQKVLKSHLGDIPEDRRIKCYMARNNLHTYGAGKYTSVIMERAGGVNVVAKEVTGFKEVTMEDVLRWNPEVVFVQWRHRSAADGLRNDPAWQQVSAIKNGRLYVTPEYVKPWGHALPESMALGELWMAKTLYPEKFKDVDLDAMVESYYQEFYGVAFK; this is encoded by the coding sequence ATGAAAAAGTTCCTGCGATTGACGCTGCTTGCCAGCTTGCTTCTGTTGTTGCCGTGCGCTTCGGCCTTTGCCCAGCGCACCGTCACCGACCAGTTGGGCCGGACCGTGGCCATCCCGGACACGGTCAAACGGGTGGTCGTCCTCCAGCACCAGTCCCTGGACATCATGATCCAGCTCGGCGCCCAGGACAAGGTCGTGGGCCTGATGGACAAGTGGGAAAAATACCTGCCCGGCGCGGCCAAGACCATGGCCGACATCCAATCTCTGCCCACCCCCGGCGGGCTCGACACCGTGAACATGGAGGCCCTGCTGGCCCTGAACCCGGACCTGGTCATCGTCACCCACTACGCGCCCAAGGAGATGATCCGGCAGATCAGCGACGCGAAGATTCCGGTGGTGGCCGTATCCCTGTTCGACGCGGCCAGCGACGAGGCGGCCAAGCTGAACCCCGATCTGGCCGACGCCCAGGCCGCCTACAACAAGGGGCTCAAGGACGCCGTGCTGCTCCTGGGCGAGATCTGCAACAAGCAGGCACGCGCCGAGCGGCTCATGCAGGTCGTCGAGGCCAACCAGAAGGTGCTCAAGTCGCACCTGGGCGACATCCCCGAGGACCGGCGGATCAAGTGCTACATGGCCCGCAACAACCTGCACACCTACGGCGCGGGCAAGTACACCAGCGTCATCATGGAGCGCGCGGGCGGCGTCAACGTGGTCGCCAAGGAGGTCACCGGCTTCAAGGAAGTGACCATGGAGGACGTCCTGCGCTGGAACCCGGAGGTCGTTTTTGTCCAGTGGCGGCACCGCTCCGCCGCCGACGGGCTACGCAACGACCCGGCCTGGCAGCAGGTCTCGGCCATCAAGAACGGACGGCTGTACGTCACCCCCGAGTACGTCAAGCCGTGGGGGCACGCCCTGCCCGAGTCCATGGCCCTGGGGGAGCTATGGATGGCCAAGACCCTGTACCCCGAGAAGTTCAAGGACGTCGACCTGGATGCCATGGTTGAGTCTTATTACCAGGAATTCTACGGCGTTGCCTTCAAATAG
- a CDS encoding AI-2E family transporter — translation MFESGKPYTLDSVVRMVLGAGFFIGMVWLLGYLSGVLVPFVAALLVAYLLNPLTCFIEKRVGNRGVAVLLTMLLLLVVLAGVVLLVVPMVVGEFAHMGQVLSRLVSNTEFADKVAAHLPPDIWQWVRDTVQSPEVRDLFTAQGALNAAKGVLGNLVPGIRGVAVGAINAAAGLFGLFVIVLYVIFLLADFGRIKAGWQDYLPARYREGVTGFLDEFEKTMGLYFRGQIIVCLLVGVLMSIGFMLIGLPLGLAMGMLIGILNIAPYLGVAGVVPVLLLAGLDSLEGGQSVWVGIGLAVAVMAVVQVIQDAVLVPKIQGESLGLSPWLILLSLSVWGKLLGFLGLLIALPMTCLCLSYYRRLLAKKAAGTPPDPVAETD, via the coding sequence ATGTTCGAGAGCGGCAAGCCGTATACCTTGGATTCCGTGGTGCGGATGGTATTGGGGGCCGGATTTTTCATCGGCATGGTCTGGCTGCTGGGCTATCTCTCGGGCGTGCTGGTGCCGTTCGTGGCGGCCTTGCTGGTGGCCTATCTGCTCAATCCCCTGACCTGTTTCATCGAGAAGCGCGTGGGCAACCGTGGTGTGGCCGTGCTGCTGACGATGCTGTTGTTGCTGGTGGTTTTGGCCGGGGTGGTCCTGCTGGTGGTGCCCATGGTGGTCGGCGAGTTCGCGCACATGGGCCAGGTCCTGTCGAGGCTGGTCTCGAACACCGAGTTCGCGGACAAGGTGGCCGCCCATCTGCCGCCGGACATCTGGCAGTGGGTGCGCGACACCGTGCAGTCGCCCGAGGTTCGCGACCTGTTCACGGCCCAGGGCGCGCTCAACGCGGCCAAGGGCGTACTCGGCAACCTGGTGCCGGGCATCCGGGGCGTGGCCGTGGGCGCGATCAACGCGGCGGCCGGGCTGTTCGGGCTCTTCGTCATCGTCCTGTACGTCATCTTTCTGCTGGCCGATTTCGGGCGTATCAAGGCCGGGTGGCAGGACTACCTGCCCGCCCGGTACCGCGAGGGCGTGACCGGGTTTCTGGACGAGTTCGAGAAAACCATGGGGCTGTATTTCCGGGGCCAGATCATCGTCTGCCTCCTGGTGGGCGTGCTCATGTCCATCGGCTTCATGCTCATCGGGCTCCCGCTCGGGCTGGCCATGGGTATGCTCATCGGCATCCTGAACATTGCCCCGTATCTGGGCGTGGCCGGGGTGGTCCCGGTCCTGCTTCTGGCCGGGCTCGATTCACTGGAGGGGGGCCAGTCCGTGTGGGTGGGCATCGGCCTGGCCGTGGCGGTCATGGCCGTGGTCCAGGTCATCCAGGACGCGGTCCTGGTCCCGAAAATCCAGGGTGAGAGCCTGGGCTTGTCCCCGTGGCTCATCCTCCTGTCCCTGTCGGTCTGGGGCAAGCTGCTCGGCTTCCTCGGCCTGCTCATCGCCCTGCCCATGACCTGCCTGTGCCTGTCCTACTACCGCCGCCTGCTGGCCAAGAAGGCGGCGGGAACCCCGCCGGATCCGGTGGCGGAAACGGACTGA
- a CDS encoding sensor histidine kinase, producing MNDLDKDHDLSGDSLLDLTDDERLALIIERIESKFLDYDGYDFSRRQILALNIFFELSQELRGREMFYAVCMAIPQALLGLESTMYLLEDEETFALAACSSGKCDKDSTRPWSDVMNDRLTIQGESMHIPIRGNPEYNDLLSFEPPHNILGSFVMRPCAGLPGHARLFLEKYVNRVGYQLHHRIIRARNREHIAFIKSMVQDIGHNVIVPNMYYKLYFNRLKRKIEQLHLATTSILAKVNKGATPELVDEGNHLAEIAGGIEAQYQEIYSHYESTSMFLETLLRRRHFEEGRYVLEKRDVNLPTSVVAPVIERFRHRFEEHDIQLVLIGECTEDQVIRLVLDRGLISQVLDNLLSNALKYTEPVPDGQGGEEKCVTYGWKVLADFFGPGKPGIRVWVTSSGAPLDLNEPMDVFKPGFRADNVAHKAGTGRGLYFVRQVVELHGGKVAYKHNGEGNEFSFILPFEQAQDVGLR from the coding sequence ATGAACGACCTCGACAAGGACCACGACCTCTCCGGCGACAGCCTGCTCGACCTCACCGACGACGAGCGCCTCGCCCTCATCATCGAGCGCATCGAGTCCAAGTTCCTGGACTACGACGGATACGACTTCTCCCGGCGGCAGATACTGGCCCTGAACATTTTTTTCGAGCTCTCCCAGGAGTTGCGCGGGCGCGAGATGTTCTATGCGGTCTGCATGGCCATCCCCCAGGCCCTGCTCGGACTGGAGTCGACCATGTATCTCCTTGAGGACGAGGAGACCTTCGCCCTGGCCGCCTGCTCCTCGGGCAAGTGCGACAAGGACTCCACCCGGCCGTGGAGCGACGTCATGAACGACCGCCTGACCATCCAGGGCGAGAGCATGCACATCCCCATACGGGGCAACCCGGAATACAACGACCTGCTCTCCTTCGAGCCGCCCCACAACATCCTGGGCAGCTTCGTCATGCGCCCCTGCGCCGGACTGCCCGGCCACGCCCGGCTCTTCCTGGAAAAATACGTCAACCGCGTGGGATATCAGCTCCACCACCGGATCATCCGTGCCCGCAACCGCGAACACATCGCCTTTATCAAGTCCATGGTCCAGGACATCGGGCACAACGTCATCGTGCCCAACATGTACTACAAGCTCTATTTCAACCGGCTCAAGCGCAAGATCGAACAGTTGCACCTGGCCACCACCTCCATCCTGGCCAAGGTCAACAAGGGCGCGACCCCGGAACTCGTCGACGAAGGCAACCACCTGGCCGAGATCGCCGGGGGCATCGAAGCCCAGTACCAGGAGATATACTCGCACTACGAATCGACCTCCATGTTCCTGGAGACACTGCTCCGGCGGCGGCACTTCGAGGAAGGCCGCTACGTGCTCGAAAAGCGGGACGTCAACCTGCCCACCTCGGTGGTCGCCCCGGTCATAGAGCGGTTCCGCCACCGGTTCGAGGAGCACGACATCCAACTGGTCCTGATCGGCGAATGCACAGAAGACCAGGTCATCCGGCTGGTCCTGGACCGGGGCCTCATCTCCCAGGTCCTGGACAACCTCCTGTCCAACGCCCTCAAGTACACCGAACCGGTGCCCGACGGCCAAGGCGGCGAGGAGAAATGCGTGACCTACGGCTGGAAGGTCCTGGCCGACTTCTTCGGGCCGGGCAAGCCGGGCATCCGCGTGTGGGTGACTTCCTCGGGCGCGCCCCTGGACCTGAACGAGCCCATGGACGTGTTCAAACCCGGCTTCCGCGCCGACAACGTGGCCCACAAGGCGGGCACCGGCCGCGGCCTCTACTTCGTCCGCCAGGTGGTCGAACTGCACGGCGGCAAGGTCGCCTACAAGCACAACGGGGAGGGGAACGAGTTCTCCTTCATACTCCCGTTCGAGCAGGCCCAGGACGTCGGCTTGCGATAG
- a CDS encoding WYL domain-containing protein produces the protein MGWIAFAVLLIIVIYLFGRKKENSPAGVPVEPREAGLEDEYDPFDGWRRSLTTPWRGQASIEFSYDSNSSGWSHRKVELDEIAEGPEGRVYLHGFCSLRNENRFFRLDRIVGPIACDGAELSGEELFQALAGTALQATPGPCPCSGGARR, from the coding sequence ATGGGCTGGATAGCTTTTGCCGTTCTCCTGATCATTGTCATCTATCTGTTCGGAAGGAAAAAGGAAAACAGTCCAGCCGGAGTCCCGGTGGAGCCGCGCGAAGCCGGTTTGGAGGATGAGTACGATCCGTTCGACGGCTGGCGGCGTTCTCTCACCACGCCCTGGAGGGGCCAGGCGTCCATCGAATTTTCCTACGATTCCAACTCATCCGGCTGGTCGCACAGAAAGGTCGAGCTTGACGAGATAGCGGAGGGCCCGGAGGGCCGGGTCTATCTGCACGGCTTCTGCTCGCTGCGCAACGAGAACCGGTTCTTCAGGCTGGACCGGATCGTGGGGCCCATAGCGTGCGACGGCGCGGAGCTCTCCGGAGAGGAACTCTTCCAGGCCCTGGCGGGAACGGCGTTGCAGGCTACTCCAGGACCTTGCCCATGCTCAGGCGGGGCTCGGCGGTGA
- a CDS encoding D-lyxose/D-mannose family sugar isomerase, with the protein MKRSEINALIQDAKEFFASFKFALPPWAFWSPERWKGKGDSEVVRNQLGWDLTDYGAGDFGKRGLILFTIRNGNLATHHPKNYAEKIMIVRENQICPMHFHWSKTEDIINRGGGNLVIELYGSTPGEELAKEPLAVSVDGFTRIVQPGGAVVLTPGESIFLEQGMYHRFYGEPGKGKVLVGEVSSVNDDNTDNRFHEPQARFPEIDEDESPLHLLCTDYPDYV; encoded by the coding sequence ATGAAACGCAGCGAGATCAACGCCCTCATTCAAGACGCCAAGGAATTCTTCGCCTCCTTCAAGTTCGCCCTGCCGCCGTGGGCCTTCTGGTCCCCCGAGCGATGGAAGGGCAAGGGCGACTCCGAGGTGGTCCGCAACCAGCTCGGCTGGGATCTGACCGACTACGGGGCCGGGGACTTCGGGAAGCGCGGGCTGATCCTGTTCACCATCCGCAACGGCAATCTGGCCACCCATCATCCCAAGAACTATGCGGAAAAGATCATGATCGTCCGCGAGAACCAGATCTGCCCCATGCATTTCCACTGGTCCAAGACCGAGGACATCATCAACCGGGGCGGCGGCAACCTGGTCATCGAGCTGTACGGCTCCACGCCCGGCGAGGAGTTGGCCAAGGAGCCCCTGGCCGTGTCCGTGGACGGGTTCACGCGCATCGTCCAGCCCGGCGGCGCGGTGGTGCTCACGCCCGGCGAATCCATCTTCCTGGAACAGGGCATGTACCACCGCTTCTACGGCGAGCCCGGCAAGGGCAAGGTCCTGGTGGGCGAGGTCTCGTCCGTGAACGACGACAACACCGACAACCGGTTCCACGAGCCCCAGGCCCGGTTCCCCGAAATCGACGAGGACGAATCCCCGCTGCACCTGCTGTGCACGGACTACCCGGACTACGTATAG
- a CDS encoding bactofilin family protein, which produces MGLFSGKNTKEKSELNAFLGVGTEYKGKLDFVGTVRIDGRFEGEISTDGVLILGRKASIEGTVRVGQLNSCGEILGDVHVKEKAVFEKTSVLKGSLDTPVLVVEKGAVVEGTVSMTKAAAVEAKPKVVSANFGGGNAKPVARELEVAKTGSDDSGA; this is translated from the coding sequence ATGGGCCTTTTCTCCGGCAAAAACACCAAAGAGAAATCCGAATTGAACGCCTTCCTGGGCGTTGGCACCGAATATAAGGGCAAACTCGACTTCGTCGGCACGGTCCGTATCGACGGCCGGTTCGAGGGCGAAATTTCCACCGATGGCGTGCTCATCCTCGGACGCAAAGCCTCCATCGAGGGGACCGTGCGCGTGGGCCAGCTCAACTCCTGCGGAGAAATCCTCGGCGACGTCCACGTCAAGGAAAAGGCCGTGTTCGAAAAGACCAGCGTGCTCAAGGGCAGTCTTGACACGCCGGTGCTTGTGGTGGAAAAAGGCGCCGTGGTCGAAGGAACCGTCAGCATGACCAAGGCGGCGGCCGTCGAGGCCAAGCCCAAGGTCGTGTCCGCGAATTTCGGCGGCGGCAATGCCAAGCCGGTCGCCAGGGAACTTGAGGTCGCCAAGACCGGCTCCGACGACAGCGGAGCCTAA
- a CDS encoding GNAT family acetyltransferase: MSASIVTYDDARHRGRVSALWREVFGYPAAYNDPACAIDRKIAVDDFFWVAEDGGDVLGTIMAGYDGHRGWIYSLAVARDRRGHGLGSRLLNHALAALKARGCVKVNLQIHESNEAVRRFYEAHGFTAEPRLSMGKVLE; encoded by the coding sequence ATGTCCGCCTCCATCGTTACCTATGACGACGCCCGCCACCGGGGCCGGGTCTCGGCCCTGTGGCGCGAGGTCTTCGGCTATCCGGCCGCCTACAACGATCCCGCCTGCGCCATCGACCGCAAGATCGCGGTGGACGATTTTTTTTGGGTGGCCGAGGACGGCGGGGACGTGCTCGGGACCATCATGGCCGGGTACGACGGCCACCGGGGCTGGATCTACTCCCTGGCCGTGGCCCGGGACCGGCGCGGGCACGGCCTGGGCTCCCGCCTCCTCAACCACGCGCTGGCCGCCCTCAAGGCGCGCGGCTGCGTCAAGGTCAACCTCCAGATCCACGAATCCAACGAGGCGGTCCGCCGCTTCTACGAGGCCCACGGCTTCACCGCCGAGCCCCGCCTGAGCATGGGCAAGGTCCTGGAGTAG
- a CDS encoding LysE family translocator codes for MDLDTYLVFLTATVVVLLIPGPTVMMVVGSSLAQGRRAAVPLALGVGLGNAVAATASLAGLGVLLAASGELFTLFKWAGAAYLVYLGIRAWRATPEAGPGPDAARPASRRTHLLNACVVTATNPKAIVFLCAFLPQFIVPERPQLPQLLILEITVQVLSMASALFYALLAVRARRIVANPGAMKIVNRIGGTTLIGAGIVTAALKRA; via the coding sequence ATGGATCTCGATACCTATCTGGTCTTCCTGACCGCCACCGTGGTGGTGCTGCTCATCCCCGGCCCCACCGTGATGATGGTCGTGGGCAGCTCGCTGGCCCAGGGACGGCGCGCCGCCGTGCCCCTGGCGCTGGGCGTGGGGCTGGGCAACGCCGTGGCCGCCACGGCCTCCCTGGCCGGGCTGGGCGTACTCCTGGCCGCTTCGGGCGAACTGTTCACCCTCTTCAAATGGGCGGGCGCGGCCTATCTGGTCTACCTCGGCATCAGGGCCTGGCGGGCCACCCCCGAAGCGGGCCCCGGACCGGACGCCGCGCGCCCGGCCAGCAGACGGACCCACCTGCTCAACGCCTGCGTGGTCACGGCCACGAACCCCAAGGCCATCGTCTTCCTGTGCGCCTTCCTGCCCCAGTTCATCGTCCCGGAGCGCCCCCAACTGCCGCAACTGCTCATCCTCGAAATCACCGTCCAGGTCCTGAGCATGGCGTCGGCCCTGTTCTATGCCCTGCTCGCGGTCAGGGCCCGGCGCATCGTAGCCAACCCCGGCGCCATGAAGATCGTCAACCGCATCGGCGGGACGACGCTGATCGGCGCCGGGATAGTGACGGCCGCATTGAAGCGGGCATAG